The genomic interval TGACTGCGCGTGTTTTCTTGAGTTTGCCGAGTTTTTTGCGTGCGCGGACTTGCTGCGCTTGTTGTTCACGGAATTGTTGGAGCACCATCGGCGACGGATCGACGATGACAACGCCAGCCTGTCCATCGATGACGATCCAGTCATCCTGTTTGATCAGTAACGAAGCGTGGCCCATGCCGACCACGGCGGGGATATCCAGACTGCGTGCAACGATCGCAGTATGCGAGTTTTGACCACCCTGATCGGTGATAAATCCGGCGAAAGCCCGATTGCGGAACTGCAACATATCGGCCGGAGAAATATCGTGCGCGACGACGATAATATTCGGCGAAGTGGCATCATCGCCATCAACTTCCGGCAGCGTGGTGGCCGTGCCGGTCAATATTTTGAGCAATCGTTCACCAACTTGCTGAATATCGGTTTTGCGCTCACGCAGATAAGGATCTTCAATTTCGTCGAATTGGGCCGAGACTTCATCGATCTGCGTCACCAAAGCCCACTCGGCGTTGTATTGACGGTGCCGGATGATTTCCAAAGGCACGGCGGTCAGCATCGGATCGGCCAGAATCAGCAAATGAACATCGATAAAAGCACCTAACTCTGCCGGGGATTCTTTGGGTAAGTCAGTGCGGATGGTTTGCAGTTCTTTGCGGACTGTTTTGACTGCATCTTCAAGCCGCCGGACTTCGGCTTCGACCTGGGTTTCGGACACCAGATAATGTTTGACGTCCATCGCGGTGGGCGCAAGTAAATGTGCTCGACCAATCGCGATACCGCGTGAAACCGGAATGCCATGTAGGGAAAAGGATGCCATCTGTTCAGCCCGCGTTAATTGGTGTCTAAGAATGATTGAACAGGGTTGCGCCAAACCGCGTGCATAAGCAGGACAGGGGGTGAAGTTACCAACCCCATATCGACAATATCGTCATGTCTGGCCGCACCGTGATTGCGCTAACTTTGCCGTGATTTTTAGCGCGAAGCCAGATTATTCGCCTTCGCCGAATTTGTCCTGTATCAACTGATTGAGCGCTTCGAAGCATTCTTTCTCGTCTGCGCCCTCAGCTTCCAACAAAACGCTGCTGCCTTTTCCTGCCGCCAGCATCATGACGCCCATGATCGACTTAGCATTGACACGCCGATTGTTTCGGGAGATCCAGACTTCGCATTTAAATTTGCTGGCAAGTTGGGTGAATTTAGCCGATGCACGTGCATGCAGGCCTAATTTATTGATGATTTCAATTTCTTTTTGAATCATGGAGTTTTCTTTTAGTTATGGTGTTTATACACATTGATACGGCGTTTATAGCGTCTATCAGTAACGATTTTCCCTTTGTACGTATGCACGAACCCAGCAATTATTGTGCCACCCGCACGCGATTATCGACCCGGACCGCGCCGCCCTGACCACCAGCCAGCGCCATTTCGGTGACAACGTCGAGCGTGTCCTCGCGATACGTCAGCGCCCGCAATAACATCGGCAAACTGATGCCTGCAATGACTTGCGTTTGCGTGCCGCTGCACAATGGTAACGTGCAGTTGGACGGCGTGCCGCCCATCACATCCGTGATCACCAATACGCCAGAACCGTCGTTCAATCGCTCTACCGCCTGTTTTGCCATCAATTGGACTTCGGCAGTATTTTGATCGGCGATAACATCAATCGCCTCGAACCGCTCTGGCATCTGTCTAAATACGTGGGAAACGGCGGTAATAAACGCCTGACCAAGGGGTGAATGGGTTAATAAAAGAATACCGACCATATTTTTAATACCAGACCCGCTATGCGGATAAAAGCGAACATGTCAGGTGACATATTTCGCCATCATTTTAGGCGTTTTCGATATTTTTTATCAGCCTGTCGTAAAACTGCATCATTCAGGTTTCGTTCCCGCCGTATCAACGTCATTTGATGTATGACGTTGATGAATCTCGTTGCTTTATGCCTGCACTGCCGCTTCCAAAGCATCGATGAACATTTCTGCCACATTGAAGCCTGCCTGTTGCATGATTTCCTGGAAACAAGTTGGGCTGGTGACGTTAACTTCTGTTAAATAGTTACCAATAACGTCTAATCCTACCAATAACAAGCCACGTTTGATCAGGATTGGTCCTAACGTTTCGCCGATTTCGCGCTCACGTTCTGTCAGCGGCTGCGCCACGCCTAAACCACCGGCTGCCAGATTGCCACGTACTTCCGATCCTTGGGGAATCCGTGCCAACGTGTACGGGACGACTTCGCCACCGATCACCAATACGCGCTTGTCGCCAGCAACGATCTCGGGGATGAAGCGTTGAATCATGATGGTTTGACGGCCATTGTTGGTCAATGTTTCGATGATCGAACCAAGATTCATACCATCGGCTTTGACCCGGAAAATACCTGCGCCGCCCATGCCGTCCAACGGTTTCAGGATGACATCCTGATGTTCCTCATGGAACGCACGCAAACGCGTCGCGTCGCGGGTAACTAATGTAGGGGAGATAAATTGCGGAAATTGCGCAATGGCGAGCTTTTCATTGTGATCACGAATAGCTTGCGGCTTATTGAAGACGCGCGCGCCTTGTTTTTCAGCTAATTCCAACAAATACGTGGTGTAGATGTATTCCATGTCGAATGGTGGATCTTTACGCAGCAAGATCGCATCGAACTCAGACAAAAACATCTGCGTTGGCGCGGCTGCCCGAAACCAATCGTCGCCATCACCAGTCAGTGTCACGCGAGCAACATTGGCGGTGACAATGCCGCTTTCTAGCGCCATGTCTTGCTGCTCAAACGCATAGATCGTGTGACCGCGTTTGACGGCTTCGACCATCATCGCATAAGTTGTGTCTTTGTAAATTTTAAAACTATCGAGCGGATCGGCGAGGAAAGCGATTTTCATTATCAAGCCTTGTTGTGTTGTCTTACTGTCTTGTTATCATAATCCTGAACAACGTTTTAGTGCGCTATCAGTAAATTTCAGGATTTGGATCGGTTTTTTCCATTTCCAGCGACGCCGCCAGCAACGCCAGACGCGCCACTACCCCATACATATAGAAGCGGTTCGGCGCGGTTGTGCCCGGTTTTGCCAGCAAATCTGGCAACGCATGCTGTTGCGCAAACGCCAGCGGCACATAATGCGCGCCCGGCGCGTTCAGATTTTCATTGATGCCGCGCTCGGAGTGCACGCGATAAAAACCGCCGACAACGTAGCGATCAATCATGTACACCACCGGTTCTGCTACGGCGTCGTTGATGTGCTCAAAAGTATGCACGCCTTCCTGGATGATCACGTCGTGGATCGCCAAGCCTTCTTTGCCGACCGACATTTTGTTGCGTTGTTTCAGATTCAATTCTTTGATCTGGCTGGCATCCGTGATGCTGGTAATGCCCATGCCATAGGTGCCCGCATCGGCTTTGACGATGACAAAAGGTTTTTCCTTGATACCGTATTCTTTATACTTTTTACGAATCTTCGACAGCGTTGAACTGACGCTGGATGCCAATGCATCTTCGCCGATATGTTCCTGAAAGTTGATTTGATCGCATTTGGCGAAAAACGGATTCAGCATCCAGGGATCGACATCGACCATTTTCGCAAATTTTTTCACCACGTCATCGTAGGCGGCAAAGTGGTTGCTTTTGCGACGCACTGCCCATCCTGCATGTAGTGGCGGCAAGACGTTTTGTTCGTTCAGATTCTCTAATATAGAGGGGATGCCTGAAGACAGATCATTGTTGAGCAAAATCGTGCAGGGATCGAAATTTTTCAGCCCCAGACGACGGCCATTATGCGAGCGTTCCAGCGGTTCTAGCGTAACAGTCGTGCCATCCGGCAATTCTATGGTTACCGGTTCGGTCACATCATCGGCCAACGAGCCAAGTCTTACATTTAAGCCGGTCTGCCTGAAGATTTGCATCAACCGTGCAACATTCTGCAAATAGAATGTGTTGCGGGTATGCAACTCTGGCAATAACAATAGATTCTTAGCATCCGGACAATATTTTTCAATCGCTGCCATCGCGGCTTGTACGGCTAGCGGCAACATTTCCGGGGATAAATTATTAAATCCGCCTGGAAATAAATTGGTATCTACCGGCGCTAATTTGAAACCAGAATTACGCAGATCGACCGAGCAGTAAAACGGTGGCGTGTGTTCTTGCCACTCCATCCGAAACCAGCGTTCAATCGCCGGTGTGGCAGTCAGGATTTTCTTTTCGAGATCAAGGAGGGGGCCGTTTAGAGCAGTGACGAGGTGCGGAACCATAGAGAAACTCTTACACTTTCATGTTAAGCGCTGTAGCGCATTTTTTAAGTGCTAGCGGGGGCTTATATCAATTTTGGCTGCGCTTGAATGACCTCGATTTTAACGGGAATTATCTTAATCCGTTGCGCGAAAACGCATTATCTGGCGATCGGGTCAATTGTGCAGGACTAATAACATTAGGGCAATTTGATGTTTTTAAAGTCCCTGAAAGTGAAAAAAGCGCCCTCAATATGACTACTTGAGGGCGCTTTTGTTTGTGGCCTGCTACTTGATGTACATCAGTTTCAGACCACACCGGACGCTGTTGCCGTCCGGTGAATTTCTCAGATAAATCTCGGATTAACCGTGATAAGCCGATTCGCCGTGGCTGGAAATGTCCAGACCTTCGCGCTCTTCTTCTTCTGTGACACGCAGACCGATAACGATATCGACTAGCTTGAAGGCAATGAATGCCACCACACCAGACCAGATGACTGTCGTCAACACGCCTTGAAGTTGAATCCAGACTTGACCGCTAATTGAGTAGTCTGGGGCAACTGCGTTAGTAACATAGTCATAGATACCAGTACCGCCGAGGCTAGGTGCTGCAAACACACCTGTTAGCAACGCGCCAAGAATACCGCCGACGCCATGCACACCGAAGACATCTAACGAATCATCTGCACGCAGGATCTTTTTCAAGCCTGTTACGCCCCACAAGCAAGCGAAACCAGCGATCAGACCCATGACCAGCGCGCCGCCTACACCGACAAAACCTGCTGCTGGTGTAATGACAACCAAACCTGCAACCGCGCCAGATGCGCCGCCCAGCATGGAAGGCTTACCCTTGCCAATCCACTCACCCAGACTCCAGGTTAATACTGCGCCAGCCGTTGCGACCAAAGTATTGATGAAGGCCAGTGCTGCACCGCCATTGGCTTCCAGACCGGAGCCAGCGTTAAAGCCGAACCAACCGAACCACAGCAACGAAGCACCAACCATCGTCAATGTCAGGCTATGTGGCTTGAAAGCTTCTTTGCCGTAACCGACGCGTTTGCCGATAACGTAAGCGCCGACCAGACCAGCAACCGCCGCATTGATATGGACCACTGTACCGCCAGCGTAATCCAGAGCACCTTTTTGGAATAACCAGCCTGCACTTGCAGTTGCTTTAACAGCGGCGGCAGCGTCAGTATAGCCATCCGGACCAGGCCAGAACCAGACCATGTGGGCGATTGGCAAGTAAGCAAACGTGAACCACAGGACAGTGAAGGCCAGGATTGCAGAGAACTTGGCGCGCTCGGCAAATGCACCGATAACCAGTGCGCAAGTGATCGCTGCGAAGGCGCCTTGGAACACGACGAAGGCAAATTCTGGCAATACGACGCCTTTACTGAACGTTGCCGCCAGCGAATCAGGTGTCATACCGTGCAGGAATAGGCGGCTGAGGCCACCAAAGAAGTCGTTACCTTCAGTGAACGCAATGCTGTAGCCGTAGACGATCCACAGCACGATCACGAGCGAGAAAATAGTGAAACATTGCATCAGCACCGACAGCATGTTCTTGCTGCGGACAAGACCGCCGTAGAACAGGCCGAGACCTGGCAAAGTCATCAAAATAACAAACGCGGTACATACTAATAGCCACGCTGTATCGCCCTTGTTAGGGACGGCTGGTGCTGGCACTGCGCCAGCGGCTGGAGCTGCCGCAGCAGGAGCAGCAACGACGGCAGCCGGTGCAGCTGCAGGCGCAGCAACCGGAGTAGCCTCGCTAGAAGCGCTGGCGACGGCTGATGCCGATGCCGATGCCGATGCATCATCAGCTGCTGAAGCTGGCAGCATGAAGCCGACCGCAAGCATTAGCGCGCAAAATGCCAGAAACGTGGCAATTATTCTTTTGATGTTCATGTTAACAGTCCCCTTAGATTGCATCTTTGCCGGTCTCACCGGTACGAATACGAATAACTTCTTCCAAATCGAGGACGAATATTTTGCCGTCGCCGATTTTGCCGGTGCGTGCTGCGGTTTCTATCGCTTCTACTGCACGATCCAGAATCGAATCATCTACTGCCGCTTCAATTTTTGTTTTAGGCAGAAAATCGACAACATACTCAGCGCCGCGATACAACTCGGTGTGTCCTTTCTGACGGCCAAAACCCTTTACTTCTGTAACGGTGATGCCTTGTACGCCGATAGCTGACAACGCCTCACGGACTTCATCCAATTTGAATGGTTTAATAATCGCAGTGATCAGTTTCATATTGACCTCAGTTAGAAAGTTTTTGCGAGAGAGAAGACCACACCGTTTTTGCCGAGGTTTTTGCCGTCAGGGGCGACATACGCGCCGTTTTTGGCATCTGTACCGACAAAAGCTGCGCCAAGAGTAACGCCATACAGGCTCTCAAAGGTTTTTGTTACGCCAACTTTCCAGTCGGTGTAGCTGGCGAAGCTAAAGTTTTCAACACTTTGGTGACCAATATGCAGACCCAGCGTTACACCGGAACCGACATCGAAATTAGCGCCAAGGTCGTAATACGCACTATTCTTGCTGTTGACCGTGCCGAACAAGTTGGTCAATGCATGTGAGTATTTGAAGTAACCAGGGCCATAACCGAGTTGACCGTAGAGCTCAAACGTATTCGCGTTTTTACCGATATTGCTGTAATTGTTGCCCGGATAGTAATAGTACAAACCGCCGACGTCATAGGTAAAGCCACCAGGAAGATCGCCGCGCTTACCTGCGTACAAATCCCACTCGATATTGCCTTTGCCGTTAAAGCCAGCGCTGTTGACCGAATCTTTGATCCATTTAATGTTTGACAACCAAGTACCAGCGTAAAGGCCGGTAGGATTATTGGTGTAGTCCACGCCACCTTGCAAAGCAGGGTCAAAGCGGGTTTGCGAAATACCGCGGAAACGGTAGTCGTTTACGACGCCAATGTTATAAGCGATCTGATTATCAGGTACGGGTTCTGCGGCTGGCGCTGCAGCCGCAACAGCGGGGGTAGGCGCTGCGTCGTCCGCATGGGCGAAGCTGGCAACCATTGTCGATGCGACTGCCGCGGCGAGTACTAGCTTATACGTCAGATTTTTCATTTTTATCCCTGGTAGCTATGCAACATTAAAATACGAAGAGCCGGTAACTAAAGTTTCATTTCCTCTCTAGCAGGAGTCATGCCAACGAATTCATATTGCGTTTTAAGGCGCGATTTATAATCGCTTTATTGTTTTAACCCCTACAATCTGCGCTTACCTTTAGCAAATACCTCCGGATTTCTGCACCATAGAGATGCATAAAATTGTTTTTGTATTATTTTGGTGCGCGCAAGTAAGGAATTGCCAATCTGCTCTCGGGCATAGCGGGGTTTGGGGTAGTTGACGCGCGTAATCTTGCGGGGAT from Glaciimonas sp. PCH181 carries:
- a CDS encoding PTS sugar transporter subunit IIA, with the translated sequence MVGILLLTHSPLGQAFITAVSHVFRQMPERFEAIDVIADQNTAEVQLMAKQAVERLNDGSGVLVITDVMGGTPSNCTLPLCSGTQTQVIAGISLPMLLRALTYREDTLDVVTEMALAGGQGGAVRVDNRVRVAQ
- the amt gene encoding ammonium transporter, with protein sequence MNIKRIIATFLAFCALMLAVGFMLPASAADDASASASASAVASASSEATPVAAPAAAPAAVVAAPAAAAPAAGAVPAPAVPNKGDTAWLLVCTAFVILMTLPGLGLFYGGLVRSKNMLSVLMQCFTIFSLVIVLWIVYGYSIAFTEGNDFFGGLSRLFLHGMTPDSLAATFSKGVVLPEFAFVVFQGAFAAITCALVIGAFAERAKFSAILAFTVLWFTFAYLPIAHMVWFWPGPDGYTDAAAAVKATASAGWLFQKGALDYAGGTVVHINAAVAGLVGAYVIGKRVGYGKEAFKPHSLTLTMVGASLLWFGWFGFNAGSGLEANGGAALAFINTLVATAGAVLTWSLGEWIGKGKPSMLGGASGAVAGLVVITPAAGFVGVGGALVMGLIAGFACLWGVTGLKKILRADDSLDVFGVHGVGGILGALLTGVFAAPSLGGTGIYDYVTNAVAPDYSISGQVWIQLQGVLTTVIWSGVVAFIAFKLVDIVIGLRVTEEEEREGLDISSHGESAYHG
- a CDS encoding HPr family phosphocarrier protein, with the protein product MIQKEIEIINKLGLHARASAKFTQLASKFKCEVWISRNNRRVNAKSIMGVMMLAAGKGSSVLLEAEGADEKECFEALNQLIQDKFGEGE
- the gshA gene encoding glutamate--cysteine ligase — encoded protein: MVPHLVTALNGPLLDLEKKILTATPAIERWFRMEWQEHTPPFYCSVDLRNSGFKLAPVDTNLFPGGFNNLSPEMLPLAVQAAMAAIEKYCPDAKNLLLLPELHTRNTFYLQNVARLMQIFRQTGLNVRLGSLADDVTEPVTIELPDGTTVTLEPLERSHNGRRLGLKNFDPCTILLNNDLSSGIPSILENLNEQNVLPPLHAGWAVRRKSNHFAAYDDVVKKFAKMVDVDPWMLNPFFAKCDQINFQEHIGEDALASSVSSTLSKIRKKYKEYGIKEKPFVIVKADAGTYGMGITSITDASQIKELNLKQRNKMSVGKEGLAIHDVIIQEGVHTFEHINDAVAEPVVYMIDRYVVGGFYRVHSERGINENLNAPGAHYVPLAFAQQHALPDLLAKPGTTAPNRFYMYGVVARLALLAASLEMEKTDPNPEIY
- the gshB gene encoding glutathione synthase yields the protein MKIAFLADPLDSFKIYKDTTYAMMVEAVKRGHTIYAFEQQDMALESGIVTANVARVTLTGDGDDWFRAAAPTQMFLSEFDAILLRKDPPFDMEYIYTTYLLELAEKQGARVFNKPQAIRDHNEKLAIAQFPQFISPTLVTRDATRLRAFHEEHQDVILKPLDGMGGAGIFRVKADGMNLGSIIETLTNNGRQTIMIQRFIPEIVAGDKRVLVIGGEVVPYTLARIPQGSEVRGNLAAGGLGVAQPLTEREREIGETLGPILIKRGLLLVGLDVIGNYLTEVNVTSPTCFQEIMQQAGFNVAEMFIDALEAAVQA
- a CDS encoding TorF family putative porin encodes the protein MKNLTYKLVLAAAVASTMVASFAHADDAAPTPAVAAAAPAAEPVPDNQIAYNIGVVNDYRFRGISQTRFDPALQGGVDYTNNPTGLYAGTWLSNIKWIKDSVNSAGFNGKGNIEWDLYAGKRGDLPGGFTYDVGGLYYYYPGNNYSNIGKNANTFELYGQLGYGPGYFKYSHALTNLFGTVNSKNSAYYDLGANFDVGSGVTLGLHIGHQSVENFSFASYTDWKVGVTKTFESLYGVTLGAAFVGTDAKNGAYVAPDGKNLGKNGVVFSLAKTF
- a CDS encoding P-II family nitrogen regulator is translated as MKLITAIIKPFKLDEVREALSAIGVQGITVTEVKGFGRQKGHTELYRGAEYVVDFLPKTKIEAAVDDSILDRAVEAIETAARTGKIGDGKIFVLDLEEVIRIRTGETGKDAI